The Deinococcus cellulosilyticus NBRC 106333 = KACC 11606 genome has a segment encoding these proteins:
- a CDS encoding FAD binding domain-containing protein, with amino-acid sequence MKEGSFPVSPQNRSSVTLRVNGSEHVLNPEHLTLPLLHTLRGLGFTSCKEGCGEGECGACAVVLRSASAQGSPYTPLNACLTLTGSVVDYDVLTAEGLHQHPVQSAMVNFNGSQCGYCTPGFVMSMFSEYYRERPFDLEAISGNLCRCTGYRAIRDAALSLPAPEQDAFSQLAVPEVQTLAADRFYRPTSLRDALLWLNQNPDARVLAGGTDAIVEYNQRDVRPERYLDVNLIPELNALLRTETGHRVGAAVTLSELESIVPEQLKKDWLDRYASRLIRNRATLGGSLVTASPIGDAAPLLLALDASVAIATLDGEKKVSLSEFFTGYRATLLKPGELLQAIEFADFPQTLHFFKVTKRHHDDISSVAIALDIQQNQGVISSARIGLGGVAATPIRAREAEERMVGKKPLDALKDALDILEATLHPISDHRASSEYRKQVTLKIIGHYFEEHLGVMA; translated from the coding sequence AGAACACCTCACCCTGCCCCTCTTGCACACCCTGCGCGGCCTTGGGTTTACGAGTTGCAAAGAAGGCTGTGGAGAAGGCGAATGCGGGGCCTGCGCTGTGGTCCTCCGTTCCGCAAGCGCACAGGGCAGTCCTTACACCCCTCTGAATGCCTGCCTGACCCTGACCGGAAGCGTGGTGGATTATGACGTGCTGACCGCAGAAGGTTTGCATCAGCACCCGGTCCAGAGCGCCATGGTGAACTTCAATGGCTCCCAGTGCGGTTACTGCACCCCTGGATTTGTGATGAGCATGTTCTCCGAGTATTACAGAGAAAGGCCCTTCGATCTGGAGGCCATCTCGGGCAATCTGTGCCGCTGCACGGGATACCGGGCCATTCGGGATGCAGCCCTGAGCCTTCCAGCTCCCGAACAGGATGCCTTCTCGCAGCTTGCTGTCCCGGAAGTGCAAACCCTCGCAGCAGACCGTTTCTACCGTCCAACCAGCCTGAGAGATGCGCTTCTGTGGCTGAACCAGAACCCGGACGCCAGGGTGCTTGCCGGGGGCACGGACGCCATTGTGGAATACAACCAGAGGGATGTGCGGCCTGAGCGCTACCTGGATGTGAACCTGATCCCGGAACTGAATGCACTGCTCAGAACAGAAACAGGGCACAGGGTGGGAGCAGCAGTGACCCTCAGTGAACTGGAAAGCATCGTGCCAGAGCAGCTGAAAAAAGACTGGCTGGACCGGTATGCCTCCAGACTGATCCGAAATCGGGCGACCCTTGGGGGCTCCCTGGTGACCGCTTCTCCCATCGGGGACGCGGCCCCTTTGCTGCTGGCCCTGGATGCCAGTGTGGCCATTGCCACGCTGGATGGCGAGAAGAAGGTGTCCCTCTCTGAATTCTTCACGGGTTACCGCGCCACCCTGCTCAAACCTGGAGAACTGCTGCAGGCCATTGAGTTCGCAGATTTCCCCCAGACATTGCACTTCTTCAAAGTGACCAAACGGCACCACGATGACATCAGTTCTGTGGCCATTGCCCTCGACATCCAGCAAAACCAGGGGGTGATCTCCTCTGCTCGAATCGGACTGGGGGGTGTGGCTGCAACCCCCATCCGGGCCAGAGAGGCCGAAGAGCGCATGGTGGGCAAAAAGCCTCTGGACGCCCTGAAAGATGCCCTGGACATTCTGGAAGCCACCTTGCACCCGATCAGCGATCACCGGGCCAGCAGCGAGTACCGCAAGCAGGTCACCCTGAAGATCATCGGGCACTATTTTGAAGAACACCTGGGGGTGATGGCATGA
- the xdhB gene encoding xanthine dehydrogenase molybdopterin binding subunit codes for MSKHESAWLHVDGRARFTEDLLRDHPHALHAYPVQSPHAHARVLGIDTALAEVSEGVVRVLTAKDVPGVNDTGISRRDEPLFPELVEHAGQAVVWVLAKTREQARIGAQQVKVEYEPLKPILGLKEAIEQGSFHSAPIRMSRGQTEQALENAEHLKEGELQIGGQEHFYLETQATLAKLDESGTLFVHSSTQHPSETQDIVARVLGVPRSEVIVQCTRMGGGFGGKESQANPYASVAALGAKLTGKPVLVRLSRAQDTTLSGKRHPFYARYQVGFTSEGMLQALKLDLYADGGFSLDLSEPIVSRALFHSDNAYFIPHMQVTGRVCKTHKTSQTAFRGFGGPQGMVVIEHIVDLVARTLNLPPHEVRQKNFYSPEEFTHYGQQVTDAWKMNRVWEEALLRSHYLKRTEEIRSFNAVNRTKVRGLAITPVKFGISFTMTAYNQAGALVLIYQDGSVQVNHGGTEMGQGLHTKIQAIASRTLGIAPEKIKVMPTRTDKVPNTSATAASTGSDLNGGAVRNACERLKSRLLEVAAKHHQLEKEHLDLKEGFFWHQGEKIWTFEEAVKAAYYQRIQLFSDGFYATPHIHWDREKATGRPFAYFSYGACVAEIELDTVTGMHQVRQVDIVHDVGESLTPAIDRGQVEGGFIQGMGWLTLEDLRWNDAGLLATRNASTYKLPTLMDAPEVFNVHLLENTPQEGVVFGSKAVGEPPLMLAIAVREAIKDALHTLTGHFADVPSPITPEVSFFAAKIKKAHVLG; via the coding sequence ATGAGCAAGCACGAAAGCGCATGGCTGCACGTGGATGGGCGCGCCCGTTTCACCGAAGACCTCCTGCGGGACCACCCGCACGCCCTGCACGCCTACCCGGTGCAGTCTCCCCATGCACACGCCAGGGTGCTGGGCATCGACACCGCACTGGCTGAAGTGTCCGAGGGTGTGGTGCGGGTCCTGACCGCAAAAGACGTGCCTGGCGTCAATGACACGGGCATCTCCAGACGGGATGAGCCCCTCTTTCCTGAACTTGTGGAACATGCAGGTCAGGCCGTGGTGTGGGTGCTGGCAAAGACCCGCGAGCAGGCCAGGATCGGTGCCCAGCAGGTCAAGGTGGAATACGAACCCCTGAAGCCCATTCTGGGCCTGAAAGAGGCCATCGAACAGGGATCTTTCCACAGTGCCCCCATCCGCATGTCCAGAGGGCAGACAGAGCAGGCACTGGAAAACGCCGAACACCTGAAAGAAGGGGAACTGCAAATTGGGGGGCAGGAGCACTTCTATCTGGAAACCCAGGCCACCCTGGCAAAACTGGATGAGAGTGGCACCCTGTTTGTGCACTCCAGCACCCAGCACCCCAGTGAAACGCAGGACATTGTGGCCCGGGTTCTGGGCGTGCCCCGCAGCGAGGTCATCGTGCAGTGCACCCGCATGGGTGGGGGCTTCGGAGGCAAGGAATCCCAGGCCAATCCGTATGCCTCTGTTGCAGCCCTGGGGGCAAAACTGACCGGGAAACCGGTGCTGGTGCGTCTGAGCCGTGCCCAGGACACCACACTGAGTGGCAAGCGTCACCCTTTTTACGCCCGGTATCAGGTGGGCTTCACTTCTGAGGGAATGCTGCAGGCCTTAAAACTCGACCTGTACGCAGATGGGGGGTTCAGTCTGGACCTCTCGGAACCCATCGTGTCCAGAGCCCTTTTCCACTCTGACAATGCGTACTTCATTCCCCACATGCAGGTGACCGGGCGGGTCTGCAAAACGCACAAGACCTCCCAGACAGCGTTCAGGGGTTTTGGTGGTCCACAGGGCATGGTGGTGATTGAGCACATCGTCGATCTGGTGGCCCGCACCTTGAATCTCCCTCCCCATGAGGTCCGGCAGAAGAATTTCTACTCGCCTGAAGAATTCACCCATTATGGGCAGCAGGTCACCGACGCCTGGAAGATGAACCGGGTCTGGGAAGAGGCCTTGCTTCGCAGCCACTACCTGAAGCGCACCGAGGAAATTCGCAGTTTCAATGCGGTAAACCGCACGAAGGTCAGAGGGCTGGCCATCACCCCCGTCAAATTCGGGATCTCTTTCACCATGACGGCCTACAATCAGGCCGGAGCCCTGGTCCTGATCTACCAGGATGGCAGTGTACAGGTGAACCACGGGGGCACCGAGATGGGACAGGGCCTGCACACCAAAATCCAGGCCATTGCCTCCAGAACACTTGGCATTGCTCCAGAGAAGATCAAGGTGATGCCCACCCGCACGGACAAGGTGCCCAACACCTCGGCCACTGCAGCATCCACAGGTTCCGACCTGAACGGGGGTGCTGTGCGCAATGCCTGTGAGAGGCTGAAAAGCCGCCTGCTGGAGGTTGCTGCAAAACACCACCAGCTGGAAAAAGAACACCTGGACCTGAAAGAAGGTTTCTTCTGGCACCAGGGTGAAAAGATCTGGACATTTGAAGAGGCAGTTAAAGCAGCCTATTACCAGCGCATTCAGCTGTTCTCCGATGGATTTTATGCCACACCACACATCCACTGGGACAGGGAGAAAGCCACCGGGCGGCCTTTTGCCTATTTCTCTTATGGTGCCTGCGTGGCAGAAATTGAACTGGACACCGTGACCGGAATGCATCAGGTCAGGCAGGTGGACATCGTTCATGATGTGGGGGAAAGCCTGACCCCTGCCATTGACAGAGGACAGGTGGAAGGGGGCTTCATTCAGGGCATGGGCTGGCTCACCCTGGAAGACCTGCGCTGGAACGATGCCGGGCTTCTGGCGACCCGCAACGCCTCGACTTACAAACTCCCCACCCTGATGGACGCTCCAGAGGTGTTCAACGTGCATCTGCTGGAAAACACCCCCCAGGAAGGGGTGGTGTTTGGTTCCAAGGCTGTGGGTGAACCCCCCCTGATGCTGGCCATTGCCGTGCGTGAGGCCATCAAGGACGCCCTGCACACCCTCACCGGGCATTTTGCGGATGTACCCTCTCCGATCACCCCGGAAGTCAGTTTCTTTGCTGC